A stretch of the Notamacropus eugenii isolate mMacEug1 chromosome 2, mMacEug1.pri_v2, whole genome shotgun sequence genome encodes the following:
- the LOC140523963 gene encoding putative ankyrin repeat domain-containing protein 26-like protein, with protein sequence MKIFKMFRRRGRSPPRSSFSSRRDSGVRPFGPGAGYVSIVKDLGKIHKAVSLGDVEKVRHLLLRGQARVDDVDKDKRTPLHLASASGYPDVVSLSGEKMRTKPA encoded by the exons ATgaagattttcaaaatgtttcGAAGGAGAGGGCGCTCTCCACCTcgctcctccttctcctccaggaGGGACAGCGGGGTCCGACCGTTCGGCCCAGGTGCCGGCTACGTCAGCATAGTGAAGGACCTCGGGAAGATCCATAAAGCTGTCTCCCTGGGGGATGTGGAGAAGGTGCGGCACCTGCTGCTGCGCGGCCAAGCAAGAGTGGACGATGTGGATAAAGACAAGAG GACACCTCTACACCTGGCCTCTGCAAGTGGCTATCCAGATGTTGTGTCTCTCAGTGGAGAGAAAATGCGAACTAAACCTGCGTGA